A section of the Streptomyces sp. NBC_00178 genome encodes:
- a CDS encoding serine hydrolase — protein MAGYVSDRGMSRRRLGSGILALGGALALAPLPLAGAAGPALAAGRAPEDGGTPGRTSGTGTVMEPGRNRPTLRRGPAARAGLLPDQLDRLVADAEKYLSDSPTHPWYAGAVLLAGRGGTVALHRPIGSAVRYSAYDEKTDSGVEFPADQQIPMAEDTVFDLASVSKLFTSILAVQQIERGALTLEARVASYLPEFAGGGKQDVTVRQLLTHTSGFRAWIPLYKEPTREGQLRLLWEEVPASTPGSKYLYSDLNLISLQLILEKITGRTQDVLLREEITAPLGMHRTRYNPPASWKPKIAATEDSRLPWSGLERGLVWGEVHDENAYGFGGVAGHAGVFSCAWDLAILARTLLNGGVYGRSRILSEDSVELMFTDFNTAFPGDEHGLGFELYQHWYMGAMATPRTAGHTGFTGTSLVLDPTTDSFLIVLGNSVHPVRTWRSGSAPRVATANRMARAVPVRPARGGTAWFSGMASATTATLTLPALRPSSSQPVLSCGLWWDTEPASDSLRLEASSDSGATWQPVAFTTVPAEGARPRNSSAHPDGSVSGWSGRVWHSLEADLSAWRGTQVRIRWRYTTDQLYVGRGVYVDALRVRDGRRTLFDERKPGDAGRIEATGWTVSAD, from the coding sequence ATGGCCGGATACGTGTCGGACCGGGGAATGAGCCGTCGGAGGCTGGGCAGCGGGATACTGGCTCTGGGCGGGGCACTCGCCCTCGCTCCGCTTCCCCTGGCGGGTGCCGCGGGACCGGCGCTCGCCGCGGGCCGGGCCCCGGAGGACGGCGGGACTCCGGGCAGGACATCGGGAACCGGGACGGTCATGGAACCAGGGCGGAACCGGCCCACTCTGCGGCGCGGCCCGGCAGCGCGGGCCGGCCTGCTGCCGGATCAGCTGGACCGGCTGGTCGCCGATGCGGAGAAGTACCTCTCCGACTCCCCCACGCACCCCTGGTACGCGGGCGCGGTCCTGCTCGCCGGCCGGGGCGGCACCGTGGCCCTGCACCGTCCGATCGGCTCGGCGGTGCGCTACTCGGCGTACGACGAGAAGACGGACAGCGGGGTGGAGTTCCCCGCGGACCAGCAGATCCCCATGGCCGAGGACACGGTCTTCGACCTGGCGTCGGTGTCAAAGCTGTTCACCTCGATCCTCGCCGTCCAGCAGATCGAGCGCGGAGCGCTGACGCTGGAAGCGCGGGTGGCCTCGTACCTCCCCGAGTTCGCCGGGGGCGGCAAGCAGGACGTGACGGTGCGGCAGCTCCTCACCCACACGTCGGGCTTCCGGGCCTGGATCCCGCTCTACAAGGAGCCGACCCGGGAGGGACAGCTCCGCCTCCTGTGGGAGGAGGTCCCCGCGTCCACTCCGGGCAGCAAGTACCTCTACTCCGACCTGAATCTGATCTCGCTGCAGCTGATCCTGGAGAAGATCACCGGCCGCACCCAGGACGTCCTGCTCCGCGAGGAGATCACCGCTCCGCTCGGAATGCACCGCACGCGGTACAACCCGCCCGCCTCCTGGAAGCCGAAGATCGCGGCGACCGAGGACTCCCGCCTTCCCTGGTCCGGTCTCGAACGCGGGCTCGTCTGGGGCGAGGTGCACGACGAGAACGCGTACGGCTTCGGGGGTGTGGCGGGGCACGCGGGGGTCTTCTCCTGCGCCTGGGACCTCGCGATCCTGGCGCGCACCCTGCTCAACGGCGGCGTCTACGGCAGGTCCCGGATCCTGTCCGAGGATTCCGTGGAGCTGATGTTCACCGACTTCAACACGGCGTTCCCCGGCGACGAGCACGGTCTGGGCTTCGAGCTCTACCAGCACTGGTACATGGGCGCGATGGCCACCCCGCGCACCGCGGGTCACACCGGTTTCACGGGTACGAGCCTGGTCCTCGACCCGACCACGGACTCCTTCCTGATCGTCCTGGGCAACTCCGTGCACCCGGTGCGCACCTGGCGTTCGGGAAGCGCCCCCCGGGTGGCCACGGCCAACCGGATGGCGCGCGCGGTGCCGGTCCGTCCGGCACGGGGCGGCACCGCCTGGTTCTCCGGCATGGCGAGCGCCACCACCGCGACGCTGACACTCCCCGCGCTGCGCCCCTCCTCCTCGCAGCCCGTACTGAGCTGCGGCCTGTGGTGGGACACCGAACCGGCGTCCGACTCCCTGCGCCTGGAGGCGTCCTCGGACTCCGGCGCGACCTGGCAGCCCGTCGCCTTCACCACGGTGCCCGCAGAGGGGGCGCGGCCCAGGAACTCCAGCGCGCATCCGGACGGCTCGGTCTCGGGGTGGTCGGGACGCGTCTGGCACTCCCTGGAGGCGGACCTGAGCGCGTGGCGCGGCACGCAGGTGCGGATCCGCTGGCGTTACACGACCGACCAGCTGTACGTGGGGCGTGGTGTGTACGTGGACGCGCTACGGGTGCGGGACGGCCGCCGGACACTCTTCGACGAGAGGAAGCCGGGCGACGCCGGCCGCATCGAGGCGACCGGGTGGACCGTTTCCGCCGACTGA
- a CDS encoding SIMPL domain-containing protein gives MNGTQSIEAPWGVSVFGAASVDAAPDLARLRVAISQTRNKPGEAFEATRSGVNRIREVLRGHRVPETAVSTSRLNLHSQWTYGGERTFVGYECTASFVIELRDLDSLETVLVEVVEAGANEVKGVEFDVRTKRELRARARAAAVAAAREKAALYAEAAGAQLGPVVHIKDVDAEQVQNYRSHSSHDSGGGEGDLTPGKVTVSAGVVLGFSLIGG, from the coding sequence ATGAACGGAACCCAGTCCATAGAGGCGCCCTGGGGCGTGTCGGTGTTCGGGGCGGCGAGCGTGGACGCCGCGCCCGACCTGGCACGCCTGCGGGTCGCGATATCCCAGACCAGGAACAAGCCCGGCGAGGCGTTCGAGGCCACGCGGAGCGGGGTGAACCGCATCCGGGAGGTCCTGCGCGGCCACCGGGTGCCGGAGACAGCCGTGTCCACGTCCAGGCTGAACCTCCACTCCCAGTGGACCTACGGCGGCGAACGCACCTTCGTGGGGTATGAGTGCACCGCGTCCTTCGTGATCGAACTCCGCGACCTCGACAGCCTGGAGACGGTGCTCGTCGAGGTCGTCGAGGCCGGGGCCAACGAGGTCAAGGGCGTCGAGTTCGATGTGCGGACGAAGAGGGAGCTCCGTGCCAGGGCCCGTGCGGCGGCCGTGGCCGCCGCACGGGAGAAGGCCGCCCTGTACGCGGAGGCGGCGGGAGCGCAGCTCGGTCCCGTCGTCCACATCAAGGACGTGGACGCCGAGCAGGTGCAGAACTACCGCAGTCACAGCAGCCACGACTCCGGCGGCGGCGAAGGTGATCTGACGCCGGGCAAGGTGACGGTGTCGGCGGGGGTCGTGCTCGGCTTCTCGCTCATCGGCGGCTGA
- a CDS encoding phytoene desaturase family protein, with the protein MPAEQMSSPGAPSRGDYDAVVVGGGHNGLVAAAYLARAGRSVLVLERLAGTGGAAVSTRPFEGVDARLSRYSYLVSLLPGKIVRELGLDFAVRKRTVSSYTPTTRGGRSTGLLVGGDGTRGSFAALTGSDREYDAWERFYGVTRKAAERVFPTLTEPLVTRDALRDRVDDEEVWRMLFEEPVGVAVERYFSDDLVRGVVLTDALIGTFADAHDPSLLQNRCFLYHVIGNSTGDWDVPVGGMGALTDALAGAASAAGAEIRVLHEATRIETDGARAEVTVRSPDGEHVVAARRVLVNASPRALAELLGEKPPPAAEGSQLKVNMLLTRLPRLRDRAVDPHRAFAGTFHVAEGYEQLAAAYREAASGRPPGAPPSEIYCHSLTDPSILGPGLAERGYQTLTLFGLHTPARLFEADNEATRTALLAATLTQLDAHLDEPIADCLAVDATGKPCIEAKTPLDLERELGLPGGHIFHRDLSFPYAGEDTGRWGVETSHANVLLCGAGAVRGGGVSGVPGHNAAMAALGR; encoded by the coding sequence ATGCCCGCAGAACAGATGTCCTCACCCGGCGCGCCCTCGCGCGGCGACTACGACGCGGTCGTCGTGGGCGGCGGTCACAACGGCCTGGTCGCCGCCGCCTACCTCGCCCGCGCCGGCCGGTCGGTCCTCGTCCTCGAACGTCTCGCCGGCACCGGAGGCGCGGCCGTGTCGACGCGCCCGTTCGAAGGCGTCGACGCCCGGCTCTCCCGGTACTCCTACCTGGTCTCGCTCCTCCCGGGGAAGATCGTGCGCGAACTGGGCCTCGACTTCGCCGTGCGCAAGCGCACCGTCTCCTCGTACACCCCCACGACGCGCGGCGGCCGTTCGACGGGACTGCTCGTCGGCGGAGACGGGACGCGCGGCTCGTTCGCCGCGCTCACCGGGAGCGACCGTGAGTACGACGCCTGGGAGCGCTTCTACGGGGTGACGCGGAAGGCCGCCGAGCGTGTCTTCCCGACCCTCACCGAACCGCTCGTCACCCGCGACGCCCTGCGGGACCGCGTGGACGACGAAGAGGTCTGGCGGATGCTGTTCGAGGAACCCGTCGGAGTCGCGGTGGAGCGGTACTTCAGCGACGACCTCGTACGCGGAGTCGTGCTCACCGACGCGCTCATCGGCACGTTCGCCGACGCCCACGACCCGTCGCTCCTCCAGAACCGCTGCTTCCTCTACCACGTGATCGGCAACTCCACCGGCGACTGGGACGTGCCGGTCGGCGGGATGGGCGCGCTCACCGACGCGCTGGCCGGTGCCGCGTCGGCCGCCGGCGCCGAGATCCGGGTCCTGCACGAGGCGACGCGCATCGAGACGGACGGGGCGCGTGCGGAGGTCACCGTCCGCTCACCCGACGGGGAACACGTCGTCGCCGCGCGGCGGGTCCTGGTCAACGCGTCGCCCCGGGCGCTCGCCGAACTGCTCGGCGAGAAGCCGCCACCCGCGGCCGAGGGCTCCCAGCTGAAGGTGAACATGCTGCTCACGCGGCTGCCGAGGCTGCGTGACCGTGCCGTCGACCCGCACCGGGCGTTCGCCGGGACGTTCCACGTCGCCGAGGGATACGAGCAACTGGCCGCCGCGTACCGTGAGGCGGCGTCCGGGCGTCCCCCCGGCGCCCCGCCCTCCGAGATCTACTGCCACTCCCTGACCGACCCGTCGATCCTCGGCCCCGGCCTCGCGGAGCGCGGCTACCAGACCCTGACCCTCTTCGGCCTGCACACGCCCGCCCGGCTCTTCGAGGCGGACAACGAGGCGACGCGCACGGCCCTGCTCGCCGCGACCCTGACCCAGCTCGACGCCCACCTCGACGAGCCGATCGCCGACTGCCTCGCCGTCGACGCCACGGGGAAGCCGTGCATCGAGGCGAAGACACCGCTCGACCTGGAGCGCGAACTCGGGCTGCCCGGCGGGCACATCTTCCACCGGGACCTGTCCTTCCCGTACGCCGGCGAGGACACCGGCCGCTGGGGTGTCGAGACCTCCCACGCCAACGTCCTGCTGTGCGGCGCGGGCGCGGTGCGCGGCGGCGGGGTCAGCGGCGTACCCGGTCACAACGCGGCCATGGCGGCCCTGGGCAGATGA
- a CDS encoding DinB family protein has product MDTPARLIPLLEQFDWARERLVNRMAGPTADSGNGTDVEVTVLTDAEYLWEPVKDCWSVRRHSAGPGPGATSLTGSGDWGRDTGPFPHPSPPPFTTLAWRLSHLSELLALRADHTAGEHGMTRDDYRVVGDAAGAVADFEASADAWRSALVGADDAALDTVGHSTYPYGSDPEDPFIDTVWWVNQEILHHGAEIALLRDLYRARGASA; this is encoded by the coding sequence ATGGACACCCCCGCACGTCTGATTCCGCTGCTGGAGCAGTTCGACTGGGCGCGCGAGCGGCTCGTGAACCGCATGGCGGGGCCTACGGCCGACAGCGGGAACGGAACCGACGTGGAGGTCACGGTCCTGACCGACGCGGAGTACCTGTGGGAACCCGTCAAGGACTGCTGGTCCGTGCGCCGGCACAGCGCGGGGCCGGGTCCGGGCGCGACGTCCCTGACGGGCTCGGGCGACTGGGGGCGTGACACGGGGCCGTTCCCGCATCCTTCCCCGCCGCCCTTCACGACCCTCGCGTGGCGCCTGAGCCACCTCAGCGAACTGCTCGCCCTGCGCGCCGACCACACGGCGGGGGAGCACGGCATGACTCGGGACGACTACCGCGTGGTGGGTGACGCCGCAGGTGCGGTCGCGGACTTCGAGGCGTCGGCGGACGCATGGCGCTCGGCACTCGTGGGCGCCGACGACGCGGCACTCGACACGGTCGGCCACAGCACCTATCCGTACGGCAGCGACCCGGAGGACCCGTTCATCGACACCGTCTGGTGGGTCAACCAGGAGATCCTGCACCACGGGGCCGAGATCGCCCTGCTCCGCGACCTGTACCGCGCGCGGGGCGCCTCGGCCTGA
- a CDS encoding serine/threonine-protein kinase, which produces MADTRLIQSRYRLLDLIGRGGMGEVWRARDEALGRQVAVKCLKPVGPQHDKDFTRVLRERFRREARVAAALQHRGVTVVHDFGEFDGVLYLVMELLEGRNLSQLLEDNRQKPLPVADVVDIADQVADALGYTHQQGIVHRDLKPANIMRLDDGAVKICDFGIARLGHDIGFTSRLTGTGIAMGTPHYMSPEQIGGGEVDHRSDLYSLGCVLYEIATGAPPFDMDDAWAVLVGHRDTAPEPPRARRAELPGFLDRVVLDLLAKTPDERPADAGDLRQRIAVGRTGEQPAGPHGSPAPPPARGVDGPARLPSWTRHMTSGPKAAGDTARTTTAAPDHTSDLTGSWTTAAPSVLTGAFPPAGHGRPAPAPELLATLASRHRAGLNLGRLGHWEEAAEVHREVATARRHALGPDHPDTLASGYEAGYALSRTGRAEDALRAFGRAADGRERVLGPDHPDTLAARQETAYVLGHLGRHFEAHQVYAAVLASRERSMGPDHPDTLRCRHNLAFNLSRLGRPEESYRMAREVADARRRLLGAAHPDTLATLYEVACTLGRLERWTEALRTYREVVRARTDTLGADHPGTLAARYEMGVSLGRLGRSAEALELYRGLAEDRARVSGAADPETLRARHGLCVSLGRLARWEEALAESREVCAIRVRTLGPDHPDTLVSRREVAVGLGWLGRWDEALTGYRVVAEARERVLGVHHPDALAGRNDEAHCLEQLGRGAEAADLYRRVADLSRERGPSPH; this is translated from the coding sequence CGGGACGAGGCACTCGGCCGCCAGGTGGCCGTCAAGTGCCTGAAACCGGTGGGGCCGCAGCACGACAAGGACTTCACGCGCGTCCTGCGCGAGCGCTTCCGCCGCGAGGCGCGGGTGGCCGCCGCGCTCCAGCACCGGGGCGTCACCGTCGTCCACGACTTCGGCGAGTTCGACGGGGTCCTGTATCTCGTCATGGAACTCCTGGAGGGACGCAACCTCAGCCAGCTCCTGGAGGACAACCGGCAGAAGCCGCTGCCGGTGGCCGACGTCGTCGACATCGCCGACCAGGTCGCCGACGCTCTCGGCTACACCCATCAGCAGGGCATCGTGCACCGCGACCTCAAGCCCGCCAACATCATGCGGCTCGACGACGGAGCGGTGAAGATCTGCGACTTCGGCATCGCCAGGCTCGGCCACGACATCGGCTTCACCTCACGCCTCACCGGTACCGGGATCGCGATGGGGACCCCGCACTACATGTCACCCGAGCAGATCGGCGGGGGTGAGGTCGACCACCGCAGCGACCTGTACTCCCTGGGCTGCGTGCTGTACGAGATCGCCACGGGCGCACCACCGTTCGACATGGACGACGCCTGGGCCGTCCTCGTGGGGCACCGCGACACCGCCCCGGAGCCGCCGCGCGCCCGGCGGGCCGAACTCCCCGGATTCCTCGACCGGGTCGTCCTCGACCTGCTGGCCAAGACGCCGGACGAGAGGCCGGCCGACGCCGGAGACCTGCGGCAGCGCATCGCGGTCGGCCGCACCGGCGAGCAGCCGGCCGGCCCACACGGCTCCCCGGCCCCGCCGCCGGCGCGGGGCGTGGACGGCCCGGCCCGACTGCCGTCCTGGACACGGCACATGACCAGCGGCCCCAAGGCCGCAGGTGACACCGCACGGACCACGACGGCGGCCCCCGACCACACGAGCGACCTGACCGGATCCTGGACGACGGCGGCTCCGTCCGTGCTCACCGGTGCGTTCCCGCCCGCCGGCCACGGCCGCCCCGCCCCGGCGCCCGAACTGCTCGCCACCCTGGCCAGCCGTCACCGCGCGGGACTGAACCTGGGGCGGCTCGGCCACTGGGAGGAGGCCGCGGAGGTGCACCGCGAGGTGGCCACCGCACGACGCCACGCCCTCGGCCCCGACCACCCCGACACGCTGGCCAGCGGGTACGAGGCCGGATACGCCCTCAGCCGCACCGGGCGGGCCGAGGACGCGCTGCGCGCGTTCGGCCGGGCCGCCGACGGCCGGGAACGGGTCCTCGGCCCCGACCACCCCGACACCCTCGCCGCGCGGCAGGAGACCGCGTACGTACTCGGCCACCTGGGCCGGCACTTCGAGGCGCACCAGGTGTACGCGGCGGTCCTCGCCTCCCGCGAGCGTTCCATGGGGCCGGACCATCCCGACACCCTGCGCTGCCGCCACAACCTGGCCTTCAACCTCAGCAGGCTGGGCCGCCCCGAGGAGTCGTACCGCATGGCCCGCGAGGTGGCCGACGCCAGGCGCCGTCTCCTCGGCGCGGCGCACCCGGACACCCTGGCCACCCTGTACGAAGTGGCCTGCACCCTGGGCCGCCTGGAGCGCTGGACCGAGGCCCTGCGCACCTACCGCGAGGTGGTGCGGGCCCGCACCGACACGCTGGGCGCCGACCACCCCGGCACCCTCGCCGCCCGCTACGAGATGGGCGTCAGCCTCGGCCGGCTCGGCCGCAGCGCCGAGGCCCTGGAGCTCTACCGGGGGCTCGCCGAGGACCGTGCGCGGGTGAGCGGCGCGGCCGACCCCGAGACGCTTCGTGCCCGGCACGGCCTCTGCGTCAGCCTCGGGCGGCTCGCACGCTGGGAGGAGGCGCTCGCCGAGTCGCGCGAGGTGTGTGCGATCCGGGTCCGCACGCTGGGCCCCGACCATCCCGACACGCTCGTCAGCCGGCGCGAGGTCGCCGTCGGCCTGGGCTGGCTCGGCCGGTGGGATGAGGCCCTGACCGGCTACCGGGTGGTCGCCGAGGCCCGCGAACGCGTACTGGGAGTCCACCACCCCGACGCCCTCGCAGGCCGCAACGACGAGGCCCACTGCCTGGAGCAGCTCGGCCGGGGCGCCGAGGCCGCAGACCTGTACCGGCGCGTCGCCGACCTGAGCCGGGAGCGGGGGCCGTCCCCGCACTGA